GCTGCGAACGTGCAGCCGCTCGTGCGTCGCCTCGAAAAAGTGCAGCGCTTTCGCCTCTTTCAGATAATCGATCTTCCAGATCCTCTGCGCGATGGAGATGGCGAGGACCACGCCGATCACCCCGAACGGGTAGGCGATGGAGAAGCCGACGACCGGCTCGGCCAGCAGCCGGTTCAGGTCCGCCTCCGGTGCCACCGTCTTGATGGTTTCGAGGGCGCCGGCCAGAGCCGGCGTGTTGGTGAAGCTGCCGGAGTACATGCCGGCGGCGATCCCCGGTTTCAGCCCCAGGAAATCGCGCAGGACCAGGGCGAGCCCCGCGGCGCAGAGAAGGATGAGCCCCACCAGCAGGTTGTTCCGGGCGCCGTCGCGAAGCAGCGAGGCGAAGAATGCGCGGCCGCTGGAAAGACCGACCATATAGACGAAGAGCGCCAGGCCGAGGACGTACACGATCTCCGGCAGCTTCAGGTCCGGGTGGAGGGAGCCGACGGCGAGCCCGACGAACAGGACCGATGCGATCCCGAGGCTGCTGCCGCGGATCTTGATCCGCCCCAGCGGGTAGCCGACGGCCGCGACCAGGAAAAGGAGGATTAGGGGGTTGGCGATCAGGATCCTGATCGCAGCGTCGTACAGGCCGGCCGGGGAATCCATGGATGCATGTTACAGCGGCGACGTCCCGTTTTCCATATGAGTGAGTTAGCATAAGAGAATAAGGAGGGAACCCCCATGATCAAGGTGAAATCCTTTACCTCCCAGATGAAGATCTTTCACGCGAAGCAGGAAATCGAGGAACTGGACCGGGCCGTCGGGGACTTCATCGCTTCCGCGGGGATCAGGAAGGTGATCTCCGTCAGCGATGTCTCGACCACAGGCGACAAAGGGGAGACGATCGGGCTGATCCGCGTGTTGACCTACGAAGAGCCCGCATCCCGGCTCAAGAAGGATTGAGCGGTCCCGGGAAAACTTTTCCGATCGAGAACGCCCGTCCCAGCGACGGTCCGACGCCGTGATAGCTGCGCACATCCGGCGCGTACACGATCGGGCGCACCTTGCCGATGTCCGCGATCCCCTCGGCGTCGAGGACGGACTCGTCCGCCTTGACGTCCAGGATTTCGCCGATGAACTGCGTGTGTCCTCCGATCTCGATCGCGTGGAGGAGACGGCACTCCACGACCATGGGGAATTCCCCGACATACGGCGCGTCCACGAGGGATCCCCGGACGGGGGTAAGCCCGGCCGCGGCGAACTTGTCCGCGTCCTTTCCGGAAGCCATGCCGAAGTAGTCCACCTCCCGGGTGTACGCCTCGGAGGGAACGCTGACCGTGAACGCCTTCCGCTCCACGATCGACGCGTACGAATGGGTGGCCTTCCGCAGAGAAACGGCGAGGCACGGCGGGTGGGAACAGCAGATGCCTCCCCACGCCACGGTCATCGCGTTCGGTCTCCCTTCCGCGTCGTATGTGCCGACGACCCATGCCGGGGTGGGGAAAACGAGGGTCCTTGCACCCAGCGATCTCTTCATGACATCTCCTCCGGGGGCGTGAATATTCCCTTCGCGTCTTTCGTTCTCTATTTATCAGATAACGATAAATCGGTCGTTACGGGAGCGCGAGGATGAAAAAATTTCTGCTGGTGATGCTGACGGTTCTTTCCCTGTCCCCGCTTCTTTCGGGCTGTTTCATCTACTGGGATGATTGGGGCGGCCACGGGCACGGCGGACACCACGACGACCGCGGAGGCGGAGACGGCGGCGGTCGAGGCAGGGGGCGCTGAAAACGACGGTCCGCGGGACCCTCGCCGGATTCCCGCGGACCGGGGAACTGCCGCAGACTTCTGTAGACCTTTCAGCCCGGGTCCCGCTTCATGACCGGGATCCACTGCGCATTCCGGAAGATGAATACCGCATCCCGAGTGATTTTCATTCCGTCGGCGCCGTGGTAACGCATCAACCGAACGATTTCCTTCTTCGGAACCCAGCTGGTCAGGTCGAAGACCTTGTCCGCCTTGACAAGCGTAACCTGGCGATAACCCATCGAGAAAACGCAGACGGTGGATACGACCAACGCGATGTAAAGGAGCCATAGCATCTTCCGCATGCCGCTGCCTCCTTCCTGCCCTCCCGGCCTGCCGATACGCTGCCGGGCCGGACACCGAGGTTGCCGAATCGCCTTATAAGCTAAAGAAGAGCAACATGCATTCCCAAATGGAGAGGGAAAATAAATCGCCGGGACGTAATGGATATTCGTTATTAAAAATATTGCTTTTTAGATATATTTCCTACAAATGGGAACTAATTTTCCACTATTTGGCACTTAGTGGTAGGGAATTGCAGATATGAAATTGCCCGCGCCCCCTTTTACGTCCGGGAGCGCGGGCAATGAATCCGAGCGCCGAAGAGCGGCTACCGTCAGCCCGAGCGGCGCTTCAGGACGGGGACCCACCGGCTGCCGCGGAGGATGAAGACCTCGTCCTGGGTGACTTTCAGGCCGTCCGTCCCGTGGAACTGCATCAGCCGGACGATCCGTTCCTTGGGAACCCACGTGGTCAGGTCGAGCGTTTTCTCCGAGCGGACCTGCTTCACCTGGTGGTATCCCATGAGGGATACGCCTGCGGTCCCGACGCACAATGCGGCGTACAGGAACCAACGTGCCGTTTTCTTGCCGTTTCGCATCGGTCGCCTCCTTTCCCCACCGCAAATGCCTTGCCGGATAGACGCCCGGCGGCATCCGAAGGATTCGTGGTATGTGGGGGGAGTGGTTTTCGAACGGGTCGAAAATGTGAATCGATCATACCACAAAACCGCGGTTTCCGTTCTATATTTATTCCACAGGGGCGATCGGCGGAGGACCGGCGAAAATGATGGCGCTGTTCCTTACATCCTACGGCGGCCCGGAAGTCCTGCGGTACGGGGAGCTTCCGGATCCCTCCCCCACCCGGGGGGAACTGCTGGTTGCGGTGAAGGCCGCTTCCCTGAATCCGCTCGATTTCAAGATCCGGCGGGGAGACATCCGGGTCGTCACCGGTTCCCGTTTCCCGAAGGTCCTCGGGGCCGACTTCGCCGGTGTCGTCCGCGAAGCAGGACGAGGGGTATCGGGATTCCGGCCGGGCGATGCGGTCTACGGCTTCACGCCGCTCCACCTGCGGAAACCGGGGGCCCATGCCGAATTCGTCCCGGTGGATGCCCGCCGC
This region of Thermodesulfobacteriota bacterium genomic DNA includes:
- a CDS encoding flavin reductase family protein; translated protein: MKRSLGARTLVFPTPAWVVGTYDAEGRPNAMTVAWGGICCSHPPCLAVSLRKATHSYASIVERKAFTVSVPSEAYTREVDYFGMASGKDADKFAAAGLTPVRGSLVDAPYVGEFPMVVECRLLHAIEIGGHTQFIGEILDVKADESVLDAEGIADIGKVRPIVYAPDVRSYHGVGPSLGRAFSIGKVFPGPLNPS